Proteins encoded by one window of Salvia splendens isolate huo1 chromosome 14, SspV2, whole genome shotgun sequence:
- the LOC121765121 gene encoding 60S ribosomal protein L32-1-like, with protein sequence MAVPLLDKKVVKKRVTKFKRHHSDRYACLKSNWRRPKGIDSRVRRKFKGVTLMPNIGYGSDKKTRHYLPNGFKKFLVHNVKELEILMMHNRKYCAEIAHNVSTRKRKEIVERAAQLDVVVTNKLARLRSQEDE encoded by the exons ATGGCTGTTCCTTTGTTGGACAAGAAGGTTGTGAAGAAGCGTGTCACCAAATTTAAGAGGCACCACAGTGACAGATATGCTTGCCTCAAG AGCAATTGGCGCAGGCCCAAGGGTATCGATTCGCGAGTGCGAAGGAAGTTTAAGGGAGTTACCCTTATGCCAAATATTGGCTATGGCTCAGACAAGAAGACCCGCCATTATCTTCCAAATGGCTTCAAAAAGTTCCTTGTCCACAACGTCAAGGAGTTGGAAATTTTAATGATGCACAACAG GAAATACTGTGCAGAGATAGCACACAATGTCTCCACCCGGAAAAGAAAGGAAATTGTTGAGCGTGCTGCTCAGTTGGATGTGGTGGTTACTAACAAATTGGCTAGGCTGCGCAGTCAGGAAGACGAGTAA
- the LOC121765120 gene encoding adenylylsulfatase HINT3-like isoform X1 — MEARARRRLALLSSHVNPLIETSGTASFSSLIASACNGGNEMKKGEDDCVFCRIVHGEAPALKLYEDDECVCILDTYPLCHGHSLIIPKSHYPSLDATPPSIIGAMCSKVPLISNAVMKVTGCDSFNLLVNNGAAAGQVIYHTHIHIIPRKANDCLWTSESIRRCPMDQEVSQLADRIRESLMFVSRYEDSKGQGSSLVVN; from the exons ATGGAGGCTCGTGCGCGACGTCGTTTAGCTCTGCTTTCCTCCCACGTGAACCCACTCATAGAGACATCAGGCACGGCCTCGTTTAGCTCGCTGATAGCCTCCGCTTGCAACGGAGGGAATGAGATGAAAAAAGGAGAAGATGATTGTGTATTTTGCAGGATTGTTCACGGTGAAGCTCCTGCTTTAAAA ttatacgaagatgatgaGTGCGTGTGCATTTTGGATACATATCCTCTATGTCATGG GCACTCTCTTATTATTCCAAAGAGTCATTATCCCTCGTTGGATGCAACTCCTCCATCG ATTATCGGGGCCATGTGTTCGAAAGTGCCTTTGATTAGCAACGCTGTCATGAAAGTTACCGGTTGCG ATTCATTCAACTTGCTGGTCAACAACGGTGCAGCTGCTGGCCAAGTTATATATCAT ACCCACATCCACATAATACCTCGTAAAGCAAACGACTGCTTGTGGACTTCTGAG TCCATACGGAGGTGCCCGATGGACCAAGAAGTCTCACAGCTTGCAGACCGCATTCGTGAAAGCTTGATGTTCGTGAGCAGGTATGAAGATAGCAAAGGTCAAGGATCGAGTCTTGTTGTGAATTAG
- the LOC121765120 gene encoding adenylylsulfatase HINT3-like isoform X2 produces MEARARRRLALLSSHVNPLIETSGTASFSSLIASACNGGNEMKKGEDDCVFCRIVHGQDWDFFIWNFPFKWKNIYTFSRHSLIIPKSHYPSLDATPPSIIGAMCSKVPLISNAVMKVTGCDSFNLLVNNGAAAGQVIYHTHIHIIPRKANDCLWTSESIRRCPMDQEVSQLADRIRESLMFVSRYEDSKGQGSSLVVN; encoded by the exons ATGGAGGCTCGTGCGCGACGTCGTTTAGCTCTGCTTTCCTCCCACGTGAACCCACTCATAGAGACATCAGGCACGGCCTCGTTTAGCTCGCTGATAGCCTCCGCTTGCAACGGAGGGAATGAGATGAAAAAAGGAGAAGATGATTGTGTATTTTGCAGGATTGTTCACG GCCAGGATTGGGATTTCTTCATCTGGAATTTCCCGTTtaagtggaaaaatatttacactttTTCTAGGCACTCTCTTATTATTCCAAAGAGTCATTATCCCTCGTTGGATGCAACTCCTCCATCG ATTATCGGGGCCATGTGTTCGAAAGTGCCTTTGATTAGCAACGCTGTCATGAAAGTTACCGGTTGCG ATTCATTCAACTTGCTGGTCAACAACGGTGCAGCTGCTGGCCAAGTTATATATCAT ACCCACATCCACATAATACCTCGTAAAGCAAACGACTGCTTGTGGACTTCTGAG TCCATACGGAGGTGCCCGATGGACCAAGAAGTCTCACAGCTTGCAGACCGCATTCGTGAAAGCTTGATGTTCGTGAGCAGGTATGAAGATAGCAAAGGTCAAGGATCGAGTCTTGTTGTGAATTAG
- the LOC121765120 gene encoding adenylylsulfatase HINT3-like isoform X3, with protein MIVYFAGLFTLYEDDECVCILDTYPLCHGHSLIIPKSHYPSLDATPPSIIGAMCSKVPLISNAVMKVTGCDSFNLLVNNGAAAGQVIYHTHIHIIPRKANDCLWTSESIRRCPMDQEVSQLADRIRESLMFVSRYEDSKGQGSSLVVN; from the exons ATGATTGTGTATTTTGCAGGATTGTTCACG ttatacgaagatgatgaGTGCGTGTGCATTTTGGATACATATCCTCTATGTCATGG GCACTCTCTTATTATTCCAAAGAGTCATTATCCCTCGTTGGATGCAACTCCTCCATCG ATTATCGGGGCCATGTGTTCGAAAGTGCCTTTGATTAGCAACGCTGTCATGAAAGTTACCGGTTGCG ATTCATTCAACTTGCTGGTCAACAACGGTGCAGCTGCTGGCCAAGTTATATATCAT ACCCACATCCACATAATACCTCGTAAAGCAAACGACTGCTTGTGGACTTCTGAG TCCATACGGAGGTGCCCGATGGACCAAGAAGTCTCACAGCTTGCAGACCGCATTCGTGAAAGCTTGATGTTCGTGAGCAGGTATGAAGATAGCAAAGGTCAAGGATCGAGTCTTGTTGTGAATTAG